AGTTTTTGTCTTTGAGTATCTGAACTGGAAGCATATAAGGAAAGAGATCATCTTCCATGCTTAAGCCCATGTTCATTTCTCTCAGGACATTAACTCCATTGAACTTCTGAAATTGAGCAAGAAGTAATGCTGAAAAGAAAGACTTGTGTGCATAACATGTCAAACAgtaggaaaattttcttttatattgagGGGTTTTACTTAGAGCAGCAAAACATATAGGTATCAGATATGTCTAAAAATCTTTGTGGGATGACCTTGTTATGAGAAACCATGTATGCTTTAATTTCTGAATGAAGAATGGTCCTGCGTTATACAAGTTCTTCGAAAGTCGGTCTTCTTTCTTGACTAGAACAGGTCATATAGGTTGCCCGTTGAGGACACGTTACTTGATTGATCCTCACGAGCTCTACATTAATTTCACGGAACGTtgttcattttgatttcaagCTGCCAATGTTTAGTCTGCTGCCTGGAAAATGACTGAACTAATCTCCTCATCCACTGCCTTTGATACAGAGTCATGCCCCATATGATCTGTCAAAATCACGCCATGAGAGCGATCTACACATTTCTATGTTCACTTACTTTTGTAATGGCTAGAAAACAGCCTGTTCACACGAAGGGCCATACAGGATCCAAGATCAATTCAACAAAAGTAACATGACTATTTGAATGGGTTaacaggggaaaaaaaaagtgggttATATGAAAAATGACCTTGCTGTTCCTTCATCAAGCTTCtactgtttccttttttttttcctgatgcTTCTTCTTGGTAATAATTCTATCATTTTTATTCTCAAGTTTCCCCTCTTCTCTATGACTGCAGAACGCCTTTCAGCTTGCTTTCTTCGTGTGGGCATGGGTAAGTTTCACCTTTCCCTGAATCTTCCTTAATAGAAAAAGAATAGCTGGTCTTGCATCTGTTAAATCATGGCCAGGGCCaagattaatgaagaaaataacaagCACTGTAATAATGCCAACCCCGTCGAATTACAGCGTTTTTGTTTGTACAACTTCTAAGATGCATGGGATTCTTCTCTTTATACAACTTGCAGTATGAATTCGGCTTGCGTTCCTGCTTCCATGAGAACAAAGGTGACATTATCATTCGCCTTTCCATGGGGTGAGTGGCACTTAGCCTACCTGCTCAATATGTTCACTACTTTGAAATTTGGCCAGTTCTGTATGTAATTAGGTGTTAATGACATCACAGAATCTTGATTCAGATCCTCTGCAGCTACGTTACTTTACCTCTTTATGCACTAGTGACGCAGGTGAGCCTCAAGCTTTTTAAAGTTGATCCGCCATGCCTGTGCAGGTGAAAGTTATTGAGGTTCATTGGTCTTtcagttttaagttttttatgtgGATGGGAAGACGACCCTTGGTCCGACCAGGTCTCTTTACCCAATTGGTTTTCAGATTTTCGAAAAAGAGTTCAATGGCAGTGAAAGGATTAACGTAATCATCCAACATTTATCTGCAATTATTTCTAAAGAGATCAATTGCACAGTTGCAGTGAATGAGTAATGTAATCGACCAACATTTTAATTGTattgttatttaaattttaaacagaTGGGATCCAACATGAAGCCGACAATCTTTGATGAGCGTGTGGCCGATGCCTTAAGGAGATGGCACAACGGTGCAAGGAAGCACATAAGGGAGAGCAGGAAGCTGCCACCACCATCACCAGGCTCCGCCACCACTCTGGCGGCCACGCCAGGGAGGGGGTCCAGCGACACTTCACCTCTTTGTCCTCCGTACCTCTTACGCCATGGCCGCAGCGTTTGGGATAGTTCAGGGATATCTTCGAGTGTTGGCAAGTTGGAGAGACAGGTGGCTGACCGGAGCTCTGCTTCTGGTTCAAACCGCAGTACCAATCATGGTCGCCATGATGAGGGTTCCTTTTCTCACCAGCATCGCAGGCATGACGAAGTTGAACCGATCCCCAGTTTCAGAAAAGAGATGGAGCTGCAGAAGGTCGAGCAGTCTGCAGCAGCGGAGCAGTTCAATGAGGTTGATCATGACAGTAAAAGTGAATTCCCTTTTGAAAAATCTGATACAAGAACTCAAATTGGCAGTGGTGGATCCTCATGATCAATTCGCAAGTACCAACACTTACAAAAGGTTTTGGTTTTCACCCTTGTGGAGTAATGGGCGAGGCAATATGCTCGCGGCTTGTGTCACTAACATGTGATCGATGTAACAGTGGAGATGCTCGAGATGTTAAAGCAGGAAACTTTGGCTTCAACAAATTGAACCTATTCACTATTAATCTAACACATTTccctcaaaaaggaaaagacagaCTTCGTTCTCTGCTACTTAGTTTTTTGCATCTTCTTCATGCTCACCTCCAAGGCAACTTGTGGGAGCTGTTACCTGTAAGGTTAATACAAAcaccaaaatcaagaaattctACATTCTATTCTCCTTCCTGGTCATGAACATTCTTGTCTGTGAATCTGTAACCTAAACAGAGATGCCAAGTTGTTAGGTACTACAACATTAGGAAATTATTCTACTTCTAAGATATCAGATTGGTGGCTCAATTGACCACTATGTCACAGTGGTATGCGGGAAGGGCCCACGTACCAGTAGTATGGCGTTACGGCAATTTCACCTCTTTTTTCATACATAATACCTATGTCACTTTAAATGAACCTATTTCTGCTTAAcgcctctttctctttctttttatcttcataCAACATATTTAAGACAAAAATGACATCACtttctcatatttatgttactttttttgCTGAATTTACATagataattaattaaaaatatataactatcCCTATACCGCAGTATCAAGATTGTCAGAAACaccatacccgtacccgtgcCAGCACCCATACCCtgacctatgtgacatagattgaCCATCATCTTATCTTATTCATATTCAGCCGACACTTACAAATGGCACAGGCCCACTAGGTCTTCCATTAACTTTCCATATAAAGCACTTAATTTGGTGGAATTGTTACCACTCACCAGGGGTCCATGTTTAGTGCACAGACCATAATGAATATGTCAACTCCAATTCTGCCCTGTGGCTCTAAAATAAGAAAGGAAGACGTGGATTTGACAACAGCAGAATCAATGAACGGGCCGATTAACCCAATCAGcagccttttacaacattggtttatGTTTGCCTTTACTTTATCGACTTGAATTTAGTAATTAAGAGCCACTTCCTCCCAGCATCATTCATCTTGATCCTTTTGGTGGTCGATGACTCTCCACTCAAATGCTTTTGGACTCAAAGTTAGTTTTGTGAAGCCGAAAGCATGGATACCTGCCCCACTACATAAAGTTATTTCTATGAGCAATTGCTATTCAGTCGACAAGTAAGATTTGTCTAACTTACTTATAAAAGCTAAGTTTCTATTCCTATTTCTTCTCAACTTCATAGACCAAATGATCTACTCCTTTTCTCCTACTCGCTTTCCTCGTTTAGCTCATATAATTAACTGGcctcactctctccctctttctctcgttgGAGCACTGGAACCAGCACGATATTCTTCAATAAGAATGGACCAATCTCACAGAAGTAGTTGAACTGCACAATACTCGTGTTTTCCACTCCCCACCTTCTAAAAGTTGAAAAGATAAGTTACCTAGACTACCACGTTCCTCTCCTTTCCTTCACTTTTTTGCTTTAAGAAAATGCAGTTACCTACACCACCATCTCTGTGGGCGGGGCTATGCAGCAAAACTACATTGACATTGCCGATCGAGTCATCGCTATGAGTATCATCGTGCAATTTTCtccagcaattttttttctggtgcATCACCTTTTTGTAAGATTATAAATAGCAGGAACATGAGAGGAAGCTAGAGAAGcaggtgatcaaatgaaaaaattctagTTTGTGTGGTTGGTACGTCGCCAATGGCGGTTTCTGCTTACTCGACCTTGTCCGTGACAAGGTCTTTAACTCTGTTGGTCGTCGTCCTCTCCGGGCTTCTTGCCTCTGCTTCCTCCGGCGAAGATCTGCTTCGCCTCAACTACTACGCAGAGAGTTGCCCGAGGGCGGAAGAGATAATCAGGGATCAAGTCGATAAGCTGTATCAAGAGCACGGGAACACGGCCGTCTCGTGGCTCAGGAATCTTTTCCACGACTGCATGGTCGAGGTACATCGTTTATTTGGCCTGCATGGTATAACAGGAACCATGcaatttctttaatttattcTCACATTGGCCGAAGCAAAGGTCCAACTCTGACATGCATAATTGCATATCACATCTGTATggttgtttgtttgaaaaagcccatattatatatatatatatatatatatatatatatatatatatatatatatatatatatatatatatatatatatagtatatggTTAAAATCCTCATATAGTAAAAATCAACTGCTCATGATtcgagaaaaaataaaaagcagcGATGCTTAAATGAtggtgaaaaaaataaaaatgattttcaataaGTTGGTAGACGGAAATAGTACTAAACAATTAAAACATGAAGAAGAGTTTGTTAATATCTCTGTTCTAGATGTTAAAAGAAAGGATGTTTCTAAGCAGGACGTTAATTACATGCTTCCTTGCAGTCTTGTGATGCATCCCTTCTGCTCGAAACCAGCGGCAGCATGATCACCGAGAAGAACTCGTTCCGGAACTTTGGAATGAGGAATTTCAAGTATGTTGATGCCATGAAGCAGGCTGTAGAGAGCGAGTGCCCTGGCGTTGTGTCATGCGCAGATGTTATTGCTCTTTCTGCAAGAGATGGACTGGTCAAGGTAAAACCATCCTAAATTCAACAATCTaaaatcttttgaaatttcATAGGTTACAAAATCTTGTCCATACTGTAGACGCCTTCCGCTGTTAACATGGGATTTGAACTCGAAACCTCCATTGGTTCTTCTTCAATATCATGGTCTTAAATCATCTCATTCATGTCGAGTTATATCAGTAAAGGAAAGGGGGGGCCGcgtaggccatggccccaccccaccCCAACCAATGAATTTgcttttacattaaaaaaataatatgtttttattgtgtaatgtattttttgtattagaatttagtttggccctacttGAATTCAGAGGTCAGACTGCCGACCCGCTCCTAAAGAAAATCCTGACTCCACCCCTACATCGGCGTTAGTtttcatgtgtgtgtatatatatatactaatttGAAGTATGTTTTCTGCAAATATCCTAAATGTAGTAGTAGAAAAGCCTCATATTCCCCTGTTAATATTGGCAGCTGGGAGGGCCATATGTCGCCATGAAAACAGGGAGACGAGACAGCAAAGTCAGCCATTTCTCTGTGGTGGAAGAGCAACTTCCTAATCACAATGACTCCTTGGAGTTGGTCACCTTGCGCTTCCAATCCATCGGAGTGGACGTGGAAGGAATGGTGGCTCTTCTAGGTATGTGCACATGGGCTTTAGAAGAGAAAACTGCGGTTTTGGGGGACATGCTTAACATGATTTATTTTAAGTGCTTTGgtacatcaaaattgaaatcaaCTTTACCTTTTCAACCATTGGTTCATGTCTTCAAGAGCTATGAGTTCAATCCTGCACTGCAGAGGAGATACTCAAGCCTGCCAACATGGTAAGGAGAGTAAATCCAAATGCACATAAAAGTATGGCAGAAACTAGCATGCCCAGACGGTTTATATCCCCGACAGATCAAATACATGTTAAATGCATGGTATCTTGAGGTACCGGAACACCAAACACCTTCGCAGTCCAACCAATGCAAACAAGAGTTGAGGACATGGAATAACATCATAATTTGCTCATGTATAAACAAAGATATTTGCATATTGCGTGTGTATGTTTGTATTGATCCTGTTTCTTCACCTTAGAGTCGAGTTTAGCTCACTAAGAATCCTAGATTACTATGCTTTGATATCAGCCAAACAGGCTTTATAAATTGAATGTATATTTCTTCGCAGGAGCTCACTCTGTTGGAAGAATACATTGCGTGAATCTGGTGAACAGACTCTACCCTGAAATTGATCCGACCATAGATGCCGAGTACGGGCAGTACCTGAGGAGGAGGTGCCCATCACCTGATCCTGATCCCAAGGCGGTGGCGTATTCCAGGAATGATCGAGAAACCCCCATGGTTGTGGACAACATGTACTACCAGAATCTGCTGGCCAACAAGGGGCTTTTGCTGGTTGATCAGCAGCTAATCTATAATAAAGAGTCATTGCAGTATGTGCAGAAGATGGCAATGGACAACAACTATTTCAGAGAGCAGTTCTCCAGGGCATTGCTCATCCTGTCTGAGTACAACCCACTTACTGGAGACCAAGGTGAAGTGAGAAAGAACTGCAGATATGTAAACCAAAACTAGTTCAGGCATAAATTAGAAGAAGAGAAATTCATGTGCCTCTTCCGAAGCTCGAACTTGCATTTTAACTGAAAATCTGTATGTTGGCCATTACTCAGCACGTACCTGGGCCTTTTGTTTTGATTGTTTTCAGAACAAGGTGACAACAAATTTCCTAGTACCTTCATCCTTGTCcgtttctttttcaatttctaaagGGATTTCCACACTGGATAAGCTATAACTGCAAAAATTCTGTGTGATTAGACTCCAAAGTTTGGATTTACGCCTTGCCCGATTGCTTCTGCTGTGCTGTTGCTGTTGTTGACAACGACGATGAACGCCTTTCTTTTCCCATGGTGGGGGTACTAAAATGATGACTTAGAAGGACACGTTTTTCGATGTTAGATCCTGTTGCCGGTCTGTTGAACTTGTGGATGTTAACCACTAGTAAGATCTTGGTTGATTTGCCACTAGCAGCCTCTTGACAAGCCATTGACTGACGTGCGTGCGGTCTGTAGTGGTGTTGCGCATAGAAGCAAGGCATAACCTGAACTCTATCGACTGTGCATTTGCTTGgatcttccattttttttttggagggggATATAAAAAATGCATCGGTAGGTCTCGGTGTTTGTTTTTGAAtaaatctccttcattttcagaAGAGTACAACCATGGTGACAGCTCAAGTATTAGCCTAGGTAGCAACAAAAGTCATGATGTTATGTCTAATCTTCCTATTCGGGAGTGACTAGTCCCCATTTCAAAACTCAGGCAACAAcggataaaaaagaaaaaaatatcacttaGAATGTTCAATCATATCGGCAAGATGGGACTCAAAATCTTCATTTCTTGATTTAGATCTGAGAATTTTAAGAGCTGGAAGCAAACTTAAGAACCATATGAATACTAAGATCTATGCAATAGCTCACCCAAAACTAACTAAGGGGTTTTCTTTAGCAACTCCCTGCTTACCATGCAGCTTGTTTCAGTTTGTATCTAAAGAAGTCTGTAAGCTAGGGAACCAAGCAGTAAGCATTCACATTTATGCTAGAGTGTGGAGCTTGTTCCCAATTTAAGGGTTCTCCCTGTTGTACATACAAATTTGTATGTCAGGAGTTCCATTCTCAATGTTTTGCTTTTGTGGTATTCCCCTAGTTTACAGGTTAAAAGGATTATCATctcttgtgtttgtgtgttttaATAGACAACTTACTGTGGCCATAGGTGTAGAAAAACTATAGTCTTTCCAAACCGTATAAATCCTTGTGTGCTTgcaagcttcttcttcttcttctttttttttttcttcttgatcttGAGAGTGAAAGTGTGGTAGGACCTCACCGCGCGTCCTTTTACAAGGCCATTAATATCTAAAACTCTTAGGTATATGAAACTATTCTAAGTCACCCACCCCCATAATGAGATGTTAGAATACTAATAACTAGGTGTAAATGGAGACTTTGGCATCGTAAGGGGCATAGCTCAAGTGGGGTGGGTTGAGACCCATTAAGAAATGATATGAGAGGGGGGAGGGTGCTTCCGCTCGGTCCCTTTTGGGTGGTGTGATAACCCTCTCGCTCAAATTGAAAACTCTGGCATCCCCGGTGAGTCCGAGGAACCAAAGCTTTCCCTTTCCCCTTGCCTCCACGGTTGCATATGTCACATCCTATCCTAATAATTAGGATATTATAAAGTGGTACATTGGAATCAGATtctatatgataaaaaaaagttggcaCAACCCTATTCCAAATCCGACCCATTTGCTGATTTGGCTCCACACATCCAAATGGCCGTTGTCTCCATCCTTGGCTCCACGACATCTTCCTCTTAATCACGTGACCATTCCTAACTCGTTAGGAACTAGAGGGTAAATATCCGGACAAAAATAACGTAAGGATCTTGGCCAGATCCAGATAACGTTAAACAAGTTGGACCGTAGATGCTGGCCCGTGCCGTGAATGATTCTTGCTAATAAAATGGCAGCTTCCCCTCTTGTCGACCATGCCCATCTGTAAGGAACTATTAAATAGGAAGGCCCTATCCACAAGTGGAGATGTAAACGGTGGGCATCGGGTATTCGGGTCATGATGGGCCAAACTTGAACTGATTATTTGAACCGACTTGATGAGGGAAACTTACTGAATTTGACAGTGCTAGATCTGAATTTCAAGTATAATCAGATCATATCCATATTCAGATTTGGTCACGTAATCCATGTTGAGTCTTAATGGGATTCGGACCCATTTTCCTTTATCGGTTTGGACTAAATGGATTTGGGGTTTCGTGTTGGTGATTGGATCTCACCGAGTCCACATCCCTACAACTTTGACTCTGCAAATTGAGAAATTAAGCTGCGCGAAGGCGACACCGGAATCGCCATTTAACGTCCACAGTGTGGATGGCGCGTTCCGCATAACCTCTCAACTAAAAAAGTTGAGCGATTGGACAGGTGGTTcgaaaataataacaaaattaatGATCACATTTACTGGTAGTTCAAAAATAATGATCACATTTACTGCCAATTTATCATATCACACGATTGGTgatccaaaaaaatatataattaacaactTGTTCATATCGACAACCCtactatgaaaaaaatatatataattaacaacTTGTTCATATCGACAACCGTAatatgcaaaatatatatatatatatataattaacaacTTGTTCATATCGACAACcataatatgcaaaaaaaaaaaaatataattaacaACTTGTTCATATCGACAACcataatatgcaaaaaaaatatataattaacaactTGTTCATATCCGTAAGGAGCTATTAAAAAGGAACACCCTTTCAACTTTGGCATTAAAGGTATGGTCAATTACATTATAATGacataacattttttaaataatatgaaCATGGTAAATGCTTAATTTATAATGGTTTTCACATAAGCAAAAGTGAACCCACTTTATACGTGAAGGCAATAGTTAATGATGTTCTTATAGTATGTGTCTATATAGATGACATCATTTATACAAACTCCTTTAATGGtcttattgaaaaatttaagacaAGCATGATGTATGTTAGATTTGAGAttgttatattattttcttggaCTTGAGGTTCAACAGACTGAGACTGATGATGATATTTTTACATGAGAAATTTAATATGTTATCATGCAAGTCATGTTCCACTCCCATGAACACTAATGAGAGTTAACTATAAACGGTGGTACTGTGAGAGTCAATGAGAAGCTATACAAGAGTTTAGTTAACAAATTAATGTACCTCACACAAACACATTTAGACATTGTGTATCAAGTTGGTTTGATTGCAAGGTTTATACATTATCCATCAATATATCATTTTGAAGCAGCAAAACATATTCTTTGTTACATCTGATCAACAACCAAGTATAAGATTTGGTATCGATTTAACTTAATTTTAAGTTAATTGGCACTTTTGACAACGACTAGGCtggttttgttgatgatatgaaAAACACAAGTGGATATGCTTTTACTCTTGGATCATAGGCTATGTCATGGATGTCCAAAAATCAAACAATTGTGGCTTTATCATCTTTTGAAGCAGAGTATGTTGCAGCTACTACATCTTCATGTTAAACTAATTGAATACAAAGAATTTTGGGTGACTTGCACCAAAAGCAAGATGAGACGACTGAATTTTTCTGTAATAATCAAGCAACAATCGCCATGACAAAAAATCCAGTATTCCACTGAAGAACTAATCACAATGAGTTACATCATCACTTTATCCGTGAAGTTGTTGCTGATggaataataataacaaaatattgTTCTGCAAATGATCAAGTTACAGATCGATTTACGAAAGCACTTGTCCATTCACAATTCATAAAAATCAGGCCTGTTCAAGTATCGAGTTTTGCATCAACACAATCGCCATGACAAAAAATCCAGTATTCCACTGAAGAACTAATCACATTGAGTTACATCATCACTTTATCCGTGAAATTGTTGTTGATggaatgataataatgaaaaattttgttctACAAatgatcaagttgcagatggaTTCACGAAAGCACTCGACCattcaaaattcataaaattcagGTCTCTTCAAGTATGGAGTTTTGCATCAATGGAGAGTATTAAAATATGATGTGAACAATTTTAGTAAATGtatgaaataaatattacagtttttgttttaatgtcaTAGAGTTATGACATAGTGAATTAAGGGTTTAATGTTAAGAATTATGACATAATAAATTAAGGCAGTAACGaagagattttttatttttaatgtcttttaatATCATGTATATAATAACCATTAGTGTAAAGGTTTATGAGTCATAAGTTGAATCTCTTGAAGTAGCATATAAGTAGGTGCATTGGTTTGTGTCATTTGTAAGGTATGCCAAGGTGGCCTTGTGGATGTCCTGGGTTATATGAGCGTTCTCTTCTTCTAATTTAGAAGTTATTTTGCAAAGTTCATTGTGTAACATAAAGTACGGTGTTCTATTATTGTTTATTACCAACACCATGGGCTTAATGTTAGAGACTTCattatttcttctcttctcttagcTACTCAAGATACATACCTGTATATTTCATCAATTCGATGCAACTGGAAGGAACCAAAAACTATAATATTTCTTATATCCCAATCGTAGTTACAGGAAATCTGgtttctattttataatttcGCTGCCTCTTCGAGTCAATCATCACTGCTTTATATCGTTGGATCCACGCAATCAAGTGGCCAGTCCTCATCCAAAAGAAGGTATAAAATAAATTTCCGGCTGAAAGTTAACAGCAAGATTTCTTCAAGATCGAGATGATGCTGAGCAAGTGAGAATGTAGAGGTGAGCCGTCAACAATTCCTGCACATTAATGGCGGCTCTCAGTCATGTGGACCACGCATCCTGATCTGTAAGGAACTACAGTGGGAAAACAAGGTTGAAATCCACACATGGAAGTGAAGAGTGGCAAACATGATGAAGGCCTACGCACAGTTCAAAAATTCCAGCTCCATTTGGGAAGGTTGAGCCAGGAGATCATTACTTTTGTGTTTTCAGCATTCACCGTCAATCGTGGTAGATCAACGGCTCCACATTAATTagttccaaaaaattttgatggatTCATTatacagaaaaaattaaatattcacCCTTAGTTGCTTGTCGCTTGATCACAAGGCCCATAGATTCTGACTAAAATCATGTGCGCAGGAAACCGTAACGGGAAAATGTTCAATCAGGTCTCCcgttttaatttcaaattctgaaaatgagCGTCGTTTTCTCAGATTCTCAGATGCAGCccacatttcttttttcaaacaaatacGAAGATGAACATTTTCCCGTTATATATGCTTCCTGCGCAAtcttaaaaagagaaagaaaatgaacgATGGGGTTCGGGCTTGAAAGGAAGCTTACTAGAATCGGCCTGAAACAACAGATTCACCACTGTCATGTTTAAtaatcttattaaaatttttcttatttttattattcttgAATATGTTCccatttattttctcaagaaacaaagGTTGCTGATTCACCATCTCACCAACTTGGAAAACTCGATTCCCAAAAACTGATTTTGATCACACTGCTTCAAAGGCTAATATTCCAACTCCATTGCAAACTTCCATTCCCATTATAGAAAATAGCAAGAGGGTATCACCAAATTCAGGAATATGAGGCCCCAGTTGGGTCAAGACGGAAAACTGAGCCTTGAAACGGAAATTTACTTTTGAAAGGCCAAAAAATTAGGTACGAGCCGGACAGTGCCAAGGGAATCACATCTTTAATTTAAATCATCTTCTACGCACACTA
This window of the Nymphaea colorata isolate Beijing-Zhang1983 chromosome 2, ASM883128v2, whole genome shotgun sequence genome carries:
- the LOC116248830 gene encoding peroxidase 21-like, whose protein sequence is MAVSAYSTLSVTRSLTLLVVVLSGLLASASSGEDLLRLNYYAESCPRAEEIIRDQVDKLYQEHGNTAVSWLRNLFHDCMVESCDASLLLETSGSMITEKNSFRNFGMRNFKYVDAMKQAVESECPGVVSCADVIALSARDGLVKLGGPYVAMKTGRRDSKVSHFSVVEEQLPNHNDSLELVTLRFQSIGVDVEGMVALLGAHSVGRIHCVNLVNRLYPEIDPTIDAEYGQYLRRRCPSPDPDPKAVAYSRNDRETPMVVDNMYYQNLLANKGLLLVDQQLIYNKESLQYVQKMAMDNNYFREQFSRALLILSEYNPLTGDQGEVRKNCRYVNQN